The following coding sequences are from one Pyxidicoccus xibeiensis window:
- a CDS encoding TetR/AcrR family transcriptional regulator, which produces MPYTPEHKARTRARIVESARVMFNRHGFDQVSIDDVMKCAGLTRGGFYNHFASKDELYAEAVRSFTTCNPFVKLQEGRTGPAPSARQLARELIDLYLSDEILRDVDKHCPLIALPSDVARAGLEPRAAYTTVVENLAHVFRAAFPPGDRDAERKAHLIVSLCVGGMVLARTTDDPRLRKQLRATARAESLAVLER; this is translated from the coding sequence ATGCCGTACACCCCAGAACACAAGGCGCGCACGCGCGCGAGAATCGTCGAGAGCGCCAGGGTCATGTTCAACCGCCACGGCTTCGACCAGGTCTCCATCGACGACGTGATGAAGTGCGCGGGCTTGACGCGCGGCGGCTTCTACAACCACTTCGCCAGCAAGGACGAGCTGTACGCCGAGGCGGTGCGGAGCTTCACGACCTGCAACCCGTTCGTGAAGCTCCAGGAGGGCCGCACAGGGCCAGCCCCCTCGGCCCGCCAGCTCGCACGCGAGCTCATCGACCTGTACCTCTCGGATGAAATCCTGCGGGACGTCGACAAGCACTGCCCGCTCATCGCGCTCCCCTCGGACGTGGCACGCGCCGGCCTGGAGCCCCGCGCCGCGTACACCACCGTGGTGGAGAACCTGGCCCATGTCTTCCGGGCGGCCTTCCCGCCGGGCGACAGGGACGCCGAGCGCAAGGCGCACCTCATCGTCAGCCTCTGCGTCGGCGGCATGGTGCTCGCGCGGACGACGGATGACCCGCGCCTGCGGAAGCAGCTCCGCGCCACCGCCCGCGCGGAGTCACTCGCCGTCCTCGAACGCTGA